A stretch of the Panicum virgatum strain AP13 chromosome 9N, P.virgatum_v5, whole genome shotgun sequence genome encodes the following:
- the LOC120688995 gene encoding uncharacterized protein LOC120688995, with protein MDAYCREIRELEAKFYGLEFHHDPRDDNVAADVLSKLGSKRSIVPSGVFVQALNSPTVKLEEEPPTKLDLVPTIGQQVLTLDTDWRSPIIDFIKNNKIYPKGKEHEKLARRSSNYVVIGTELFSHIFVVIDKFTKWIEVKPVTATTAAMAAEFIEEISHRFGVPNRIITNLGTSFTGSEFWYYCQKNCIDVYYVSVAHPRCNGQVERANGLILLGLKARIFDPIEKYGAKWLQELPGVVRGLRTQKSRATGYSPFFMVYSSKAVLPSDIAFGAPRIQNYDDVTPGL; from the exons ATGGATGCCTATTGCAGGGAGATCAGGGAGCTTGAGGCCAAATTCTATGGCCTGGAGTTCCACCACGACCCCAGGGACGATAATGTGGCAGCAGACGTTCTGTCCAAGCTCGGATCCAAGCGATCCATCGTACCATCCGGCGTGTTCGTTCAAGCACTCAACAGCCCTACAGTCAAGCTTGAAGAGGAACCTCCCACTAAGCTAGACTTGGTCCCGACCATAGGGCAGCAGGTTCTGACTCTCGACACCGACTGGCGCTCCCCGATTATTGACTTCATCAAGAACAACAAAATCTACCCAAAAGGAAAGGAGCACGAGAAGCTTGCACGCCGATCCAGCAACTATGTTGTCATAGGAACCGAGTTGTTCAG CCACATATTTGTGGTGATCGACAAGTTCACTAAGTGGATTGAAGTCAAGCCCGTGACGGCCACTACAGCAGCTATGGCAGCTGAGTTCATTGAGGAGATATCACACCGGTTCGGAGTGCCGAATCGGATCATTACCAACCTGGGCACCTCATTCACGGGTTCTGAGTTCTGGTACTACTGCCAAAAAAACTGCATCGACGTCTACTACGTCTCCGTGGCGCACCCCAGGTGCAATGGCCAAGTCGAAAGAGCCAACGGCTTGATCCTCCTGGGGCTCAAGGCCAGAATTTTCGACCCGATCGAAAAATACGGTGCAAAGTGGCTCCAAGAACTACCTGGAGTAGTCCGGGGACTCCGTACACAGAAAAGTCGGGCTACCGGCTACTCGCCATTCTTCATGGTGTACAGTTCTAAAGCAGTCTTGCCATCAGACATAGCTTTTGGTGCTCCGCGCATCCAGAACTACGacgatgtaacacccggtttataa